From a single Nicotiana tomentosiformis chromosome 2, ASM39032v3, whole genome shotgun sequence genomic region:
- the LOC138904982 gene encoding uncharacterized protein produces the protein MKAQALADHLAENLVDEEYEPLKTYFPDEEVMYVDQVDLNEKLGWKLFFDGAANMKDVEIRDVLISETGQHYPEILVVGDSDLSVEFRYIPRIHNEIDDALATLASMLHNPDKTYVDPLHIQVRDQYAYCNVVEEELDGEPWFYDIKEYIKSVVYPVHATGDQKRTIRRLASGFFLSGGILYKRTPDLGLLRCIDAKEASTLMTEVHSGVCGPHMNRYVLAKKILRARYYWMTMERDCIRLHTMFAPWPFVAWGIDVTGPIEPAASNGHRFILVAIDYFTKWVEAVTFKSVTKKAVVDFVHSNIICRFRIPKVIITDNAANLNSHLMKEVCQQFKLMHRNSTSYRPKANGAVEVAKKNIKKRYYI, from the exons atgaaagcccaagcTTTGGCCGACCACTTGGCCGAGAACCTAGTGGATGAAGAATATGAGCCAttgaagacttattttcctgatgaagaagtgatgtatgttgaTCAGGTTGATCTTAATGAGAAGCTaggttggaaactcttctttgatggagctgctaaCATGAAAGATGTCGAAATAAGGGAtgtactcatttctgaaacaGGACAACACTACCCT GAAATACTGGTtgtgggagattcagattt GTCGGTAGAATTCAGATATATTcccaggattcataatgagattgATGACGCCTTGGCTACTCTGGCTTCCATGTTACACAATCCGGACAAGACTTACGTCGACCCTCTGCATATCCAAGTTCGTGATCAGTATGCCTATTGTAATGTGGTTGAAGAGGAACTTGATGGTGAACCTTGGTTTTATGATATTAAGGAATACATCAAGTCGGTGGTATATCCGGTACATGCCACAGgtgatcaaaagagaaccattcgacgtCTGGCTAGTGGATTTTTCTTAAGCGGGGGAATCTTGTACAAGAGGACTCCAGACTTAGGACTGCTGAGGTGCATAGATGCTAAAGAAGCTTCAACTCTCATGACCGAAGTGCATTCTGGAGTTTGTGGGCCACATATGAACAGGTATGTCTTGGCAAAAAAGATACTTCGAGCACGTTATTATTGGATGACCATGGAACGAGATTGCATCAGGTTACACACAATGTTTGCACCTTGGCCCTTTGTTGCTTGGGGAATAGATGTCACTGGACCAATTGAGCCTGCAGCATCAAACgggcataggtttattctggtggccattgattactttaccaagtgggtcgaagctgtaactttcaagtccgtgaccaagaaggcggtggtagattttgttcattcaaatATCATTTGCCGGTTCAGAATCCCTAAGGTAATCATCACAGACAATGCTGCTAATctcaacagtcatttgatgaaagaggtatgccaacagtTCAAACTTATGCATCGAAATTCCACTTCGTATCGTCCCAAGGCAAATGGAGCTGTTGAAGTTGCTAAAAAGAACATAAAGAAGAGATATTATATATGA